TGGGTGATGCCCGTCTGCCAGCCCGGCAGCGGCAGCACCCGCACCCGCTCGAACCCGGCCCGCCGCACCCGCCGGCCCAGTTGCCCGGCCGTGTCGAACGTGGCGACGCTGCGCCACAGATGGCGGTAGAGCGGCCCGTCGCCGAGCAGGGTGGCGACCGGCAGGACGAGCCCGCCGCACACCGCGCTCCACACCGCGCGGTGCGCCGCGCGCCCGCTCAGCGCGTACTCGTGCACCGCCAGCCGGCCGTGCGGCGCGAGCAGCCGGTGGGCGTGCGCGAGGACGGCGTCCGGATCGGCGGTGTTGCGCAGCAGGTAGGCGGCGAAGACCGCGTCGAACGGGCCGTGCACCCCGGCCTCGGCGAGGCGTTCCACCGGGGCGTGCACGAAGCGCACCGGGCGCGGCCAGGACCGGCGGGCGGCGCGCCGCAGCATGCCGGCCGAGGCGTCGACGGCCGTGATGTCCGCGCCCGGCACCGCGGCGGCCAGCGCCGCGGTGGAACCCCCCGTGCCGCAGCCGAGGTCCAGAACACGCAGTCCCGTCCCCGGAGTTCGCAGGCCGAGGCGGCGGGCGGAGCGGCGCAGGTGGGTGTAGTGGCCGGGGTTGGCCGCCAGCAGCAGGTCGTAGTGGTCGGCGGCGCGGTCGAACGCGGCGGCCAGGTCGGCGTCGCGCAGCAGGGGCATGGCGTCTCCGTAGGGGTGTCAGGGGGTGGCCGGGATGGCGTCGCGCGGCGGGGTCATACGGTCTCCGGGCGCGGGGCGCGGCCGTCACGGCGCGGGGCGAACGGCAGCGCGAGGGCCGAGCGCAGCATCGCGGCGGCGGGCACGTGCAGGCCGATGGCCAGGTCCTCCGGCCAGCTGGTGCGGCCGTCCAGGAAGCGCAGCAGCCGGGCGGCGGGCACCCGTGCGAACAGCTCGGTGAAGAAGGCCGGGCCGTCGATCCGGCCGCGGTCGAGGGCGTGCAGCAGCACGGCGTCCATGAACCGGGAGCGGGCCGAGTGCGGACGCGGGGGCAGCGGGCGCCGCCCGGCGTGCAGCGCGGCGGCCACCGCACCGGCTTGGCGCTGCACGGCGCTGAAGGTGTACCCGGTCGCGGGCCGGGTGGCCCCGGCCGCGGCCCCGATCCAGAACACCCGCGCGGCGCTCTGCCGGGGGAAGTCCGCGTCCGTCATCGGGATCGCCCCCTGCTCCCACCCCGTCACCTCGTGCTCGCCGATGCCCAGGGTCCCGGTGACGTACCGCCGCAGCGCGCGGTCGTACGCCGCGGGGCCGAG
This Streptomyces misionensis DNA region includes the following protein-coding sequences:
- a CDS encoding class I SAM-dependent methyltransferase — its product is MPLLRDADLAAAFDRAADHYDLLLAANPGHYTHLRRSARRLGLRTPGTGLRVLDLGCGTGGSTAALAAAVPGADITAVDASAGMLRRAARRSWPRPVRFVHAPVERLAEAGVHGPFDAVFAAYLLRNTADPDAVLAHAHRLLAPHGRLAVHEYALSGRAAHRAVWSAVCGGLVLPVATLLGDGPLYRHLWRSVATFDTAGQLGRRVRRAGFERVRVLPLPGWQTGITHTVVGRRPCAGTEGAGR